ataaccttAATCAATAACACTCTACTTTCAAATAATATTATGCCACATCATGTATAATGGAAGAATCTTACAAGAGTACACTCTTAATTCCTCCCTCCCATGTTTTGTAATACTGtcatacattttaatttcaccCCTACTATAAActcaagttttgttttaaaaattaagactttaTGATAGTATCACATAGAAAAATCCAATTCTCTATCCTGTGCTAGAAGTACAGCTAAAAGTAAGTGTTCAGAAAGGTTGAAGATAAAAGTAAGTGTGAAGTAgggtgtatatataaaatacagtaaatatAGACAAGATTGGATTCAAACCCTGAAGAAATTGAACAAGATAGAAAAGTacactttatataaatattaaaatgtacaattctacaaaaataaataaatttaaaaagtagtgcTTTTGGTTCAGTTCTAAGCTAAACTTTAGAGTAACCCCATTTTCCCATGGATAGTTTATGTCTGTTGCCCTGGTTCAACTTTTTACAGAAGCTTCTTTCACTCTTAAAATATGTGTGttcaaatgataaattatatggcCATCCTATTTTGTATTCTAAGAATGCAAGGATGGTTCCATACAAGGAAACATAATCACAATAAACGGAAGAGTTTCAGCATTGTATTACTGGTCTATGCTGCATGCTTCATGCAGTATTACAAGTTTCTTATAAACACCTGCTTTTTAGCATTCACTTACTTTTGCTCCATGGATGACAGCTGTGACATATGTTCCTTTTGCAGGGTCCCTTGAAAGGCTTTATGGAAGATTTAGGCAGACTGCAAAAGAAGTTTTATGCCAAAGACGAACGGTTATGTTGCCCTATCCGGACCTACCTGGTTACAGCCAGGAGTGCAGCCAGTTCAGGCGCCCGCGTGCTGAAAACCCTTCGCCGCTGGGGTCTAGAAATAGACGAAGCTCTTTTCCTTGCTGGAGCCCCCAAGGGTCCCATTTTGGCAAAGATAAGGCCCCATCTCTTCTTTGATGATCATATGTTCCACATTGAAGGGGCGCAGAAATATGGCACCACCACAGCTCATGTACCTTATGGAATTAGTCAAAAGTGAACAATTAGGGATGGGGAGGAGAAATAAAGCATCGAGTCTGGTATTATGGAATCACCTATGGATCCCTAGGGTAATTAGGTATTTCGGTAGACTAGACCTCACAACTTTGTTAATTTGCAAAGGTTTtctcttgagtttttaaaaacattttgaactCTCAAGTTACCTTCAAGCTACTTCCATTTGAGCTGTCAATGCTGTTGATAACATTGCAACTACCTCTGTGTATAAGTCATAGTGATGACTCTTTAGAGAAAGTTTAGAACTTGCAAAAGGGCTATGTCAGAAGCCTACTTCCTTTTACAAAGCATTGTTCATTTTTGGATGTTGGTAGCTAGAATCATTACCCATCATTGTTATAGAATAGTGGGTCTTCACAAGTGGAAAGATAGGGTTTAAGTACACTCTTGAAAACTGGAGCTTTTTAGTCTGTTGTCCCTGCCTTTCTATTAgtgcaaaaatgaaaataccaCTCTACCTGCCTGAGTATACAATTTTGATATTGCTCATTCAGAAATAAAGAAGCTAGTTATTCATACAAGTTACTTTCACCCAAGATGAGTTCCAGACAGAGCATCCTAGAATCTTTGAAGCTTATTTGGTGGGTTCATTGCCTCTGGACTAGCTGTGGACTACACGACTTCATATTTGAAGTCTCTGGCTTTGGTTCTGGCAGGTAGGTCCAATGTTTGTATGAGGAAAGAAGTCTTGCCTTCCACTTCAAAATGTGACAGTAAGTGTAGTTTCCTAGCTTCATTGTTGTTATTCTGTTGTgattttcatttacaaaaaaaaaaaaaaacattggttAGTACTCATAATCTATTACAATGTTAGAAACAATGAGCTGGTTATTTTcaattgttactttatttttcatcAAAGAAAACTTCATGACATTattaccttcctttttttttttttaatcagtgaagAACCTAACACTCAAAAAGATTAAATAGTTTGACCAGGGATGTGCAGGTAATAAATGGTAGGACTAAGATTCAAATTCAGATCTCACTTCAGAAGCTATATGCTATTTCTTTTCCTCATACCCTCTCTTGCTCcttctactccatttcttctctaccCCACCTACATATTCCATCCCTAGTTCTAGTAAACCAGACTGCTGCTGACACAGACTTTTTGATCTGCTTCCTAACTGGTTGTAAACCAGTCTAAAATAATATCAGTCATTATGCTTTCTGAGTACCTACTGTTTTCTATGCATTACCCAATAATAAGGCCACAAGACAGACTCAGATATTATCCCATCCCATCCTATTTAACAATCCCCTAGAAGAAATCAAAGGTACAAGTTCAAATACCCAACACCAGAGGGTTAATAGTCTTCAGTGTCAACTGAAGATCATACATGAGGTTGAAGCAGAGATCTATATGGGCTGGAAGTTGTCAGGAAATGAAGGTGGGCTTTGAAGGATAGGAAGAtgtggaaggagagaaaggaagagagagaggaaacatGTGCTCCTGGCTCAGTGAGTTGGAGAGGCAGCTTCAAGTTACAGGTAGGGTGGAATAAAGGCCTCCCTTTCAAGACTGTTGTTCCTGGTTCTCGTCCCATCTCTGAGCTCCATTCTCAGCACTCAATAAGAAACTACCTTCTGGCATCCTACCCGTTTGCtctttgtattaatattatgCCTTTGGTTGCATGTTATATCCTTCCCAAATATAAGGAAGTGGAGGAGGGATTATCAAAATCATCTGTGGAGTATAGTTCAAATTATAAAAGTTGtgtgtctctttttttcctgaagattcTAGAatgggggcaggcagggaggtCTCTGTACCAGACAGTAGGCACCCTGAGGGCAGAAATAGGACCCTATTTCCTTGTGACTCCACAGGGCACTGGGCCTGGCACACACTAGATGGGTGAGTAGATAAATGTATTCCAGCTTAAGAGTAACTTGGCCTAAAGTTTGAAGTTTGCAGCTCAAAGATGTATCTCTGTGGCAAtagccacccccacctccctcatTTCTGAAGCATTTTACAATGTAaaaaacactttcacttccttgtTACATTTAATATCCTCTGCAAACAGGAAAGAAGACACTTGTGGATGAGCCTGTTTGTAAGTCTATATGTACAGTAAGTCCAAGCTTTCCACAGTGTATCTCTCTCAGTGTCCCGTAAGACCATCTGAGGATGACTTTTTATACAGTGATCAATGCTAAATAGTCTTCCGTTCCCAGATCGTGGTCCCCAGATCAGccgcatcagaatcacctgggaacctGTTAGAAATACAAAGTTCTCAGGTTCCATCTTGGCTTCTAATGAATTCGAAACGCTAGTGCCTGGGCCCTGAAATTTCTGTTTTTACATGTCCTGCGGGTGATTCCGATGCAACGCCGAAGTCTGAGAACCGCAGACCTATTCTGTTTCTAACTGATTCAGGCTGCTTAAGTTCTTAGCATCAgctatgggggtggggtgggggtgtgtgtgtgtgtggggggagcgTTTCCTCAGACTTCAGTTCTAAAGGGACCATCCTCCAGAGAATGAAGgtaaactgaactgagggttaacAAGTCCCAGGTGTCCTAAACGGAAAACACAGTAAACTAGCCCTAAATTGTGGGATTTGTAAAGCAGCCTAAAAAGAGATTCGTAAGTTCAAAGTAGTCATTAGGCATCCCACAGGCAAGGCCACCACCACTCTGGGATTTCCGTGGGCAGTGGCCCCAGGAGCCTGAAAATCTAAGGACCTGCGGCCACCCTCCTCTAGCGATAGGAGCCCATTCCACCGAGGCACCACAAACGCCGGACTCTCTTAGCCAATCAGGTGCCCTCGGAAAGGAGACTACAAGTCCCAGCATGCCCCACGCCGCCTTCAGGAGACGACGAGCCGCGTGCCCAGTGTCCTTTGCGTACAGGTGGCCGGCTTTGGACCTGGCAAGCCGCGACCCCGGAAGTCCCGCGCAGGGGCCAGTGGGCCCTCGGCCCCGGCGGCTATGGCAGTGGCTACCGCGGCAGCATTACTGGCTGCACTAGGTGGGATCCTGTGGCTAGCCGCCCGGCGGTTTGTGGGGTCCAACGTCCAGCGGCTGCACCAAGGCGGGGACTCCGGCCTCATGCGCGGGAAGACCGTGCTGATCACGGGGGCAAACAGCGGCCTGGGCCGCGCCACAGCGGCCGAGCTGCTGCGCCTGGGGGCTCGAGTGATCATGGGCTGCCGGGACCGCGAGCGCGCCGAGGAGGCGGCGGGTCAGCTCCGTCGTGAGGTCTGCCCGGCGGCAGGCCCCGACTCGGGGCCCAACTCCGGCGGTGCCGGCGAGCTCGTCGTCAAGGAGTTGGACCTCGCCTCGCTGAGCTCCGTGCGCTCCTTCTGTCAGGAGATGCTCCAGGTGTGGGGCTTGGGGCACCTTCTGGAGATCCGCGACCGGCTATTGTGGGGGGTCTCGACGGCCAGGGCGGGGCCTGGAGGGCCGTGGGTTGAACGAGGAAAGGACCGCCCACAGTCGAGGGGGTGTGACCTTAGGAATGACCGAGGCCAGGAGTAGAAATGATCGAGTGATGGAGGCGGTTGGGGAATTGAAAGCTGGAAAAATTGGTAGGGCAGTCTTCTGTCTTCCAAAAatgttgagggggaaaaaaagtggacCCAAGAGGAAAATAAGCGAATTTCTGAACATTTCCTCTTGCCATGTGAGGACAGCCCAGGAGGAGACACGCCAGTTCTCTGAattgtttttttcctgtgtccCAAGTGACTCTTTTGCACTAAGCCATCTCTCAGAGAGCCTGAGAGCAGATAGGGGAGGTTGCTCGCCAGGGACTTTGgagcaagtcttttttttttttaattttcccctgCTGGAGTAGGAAGTTGCTCTCTGCCACCAGTGAATTCTTGAGTAGTATCCTTAGTGGAGACTCTGGCCTAATTTCCAAATAGACTGGAGCTTGTAACGCCAGTGGTCATGTGCTCTAAATAGGGAccgaaataaaaatatcatacctagtatttattgaaaatgcCTGTGTGCCAGGAGCTGTTCTAAGcatttcagatatatatatacacttctaatttttaatgaaattaaagtgACTTTGGCTGCTATTGTCATCTGGTCCTCACTGTGACCCTGCAAAATAGGcattactatccccattttgcaTCGTAAGGCTACTAAGGCATAGGTAGGCTAAGTAATTGGCCCAGGATCTCTCTAAAGCCCTTGCTTTTAACCCCTGTACTTCTTCTGTGTGCCAGTGAGGCAGAGGATTTCTTTGTATAGATAGTAAATATTACACTGAAATGGATGTCCTCTGCTGAATTTGTGATAGAAGGGTTTCCTGCAGAGGTGACTTGCCAGAGGTCTTCAAAAGAGTGATGTCTAAAATTAGCTGGCATAAAAAAAAAGAGCCCATATGAAAAGAAGTCTCCTGGGTCTAGAACAGAAGCTCCATACAGTTCTAATTTTTTCATGATTCCTTTGGGTCAAAACAAAAACTTAGTTTATTCATTAAGTAACTAGGTCCAAACAACCTATTACTTATTTCTGTAACAATAgctgtttgggaaaaaaaaaatacacatagctgaaagaaaagatatttttatttcattttttaataaccaTAATTATCATAACCATAAGTATACAATTGGGAAATGTGCATCTGTTCACTGTACCAGCTTGTCGGAATCAGATTGGACTTTGCCACCCTCATTTCTGTTCTCTGCTGATTTTTAACATCATACTTGCATTTATTACAACAACTGCTAAACACTCACCTTTGCAAAGATAGGACATCCTCAGAAGGaatatagaatatattatatttaatatattcaatataaaatGTTGAAGCTGTGCGCCACTTGGAGACTGTAGTTGAGATGTTGAGCAACATGTTGTTTTGTTTgccttgaaattttaaaacactccAGATCATCCTGAGAGTTCCTTGTGACTCTTAGGGTTCCTTAATGCACAGTTGGGGAGCTGTTACAGATCTAAAgaggtttgtttcattttgtttttaggaCTAGTATTACATTATCAAGTAAAACAGGtttagaaaataagaagtaaTAGTTTATAAGAGATGTTGGAAGGATCAAAAATGGACCTTCCTATTCATTAAAGATGTAGATGGGGCAGCAGTGTATACTTACTCCTTGATACTATGGTTTTTTATTACTTTGAAAAGTAAAGGCACTTGACAAACCAATGAAAAGTTAAGGAAATAAACAGATAACAAAGTTGTTGTCCTTCCTGCTAAGTATGTATTAAGTTCCTTCCTGGCTCTgaagttcagtagttcagttacTGTAATCAGAATTCAAAAAAAAGGAAGTGTAAATTTCCCACAAGTTGGTATTCTTGGTATTTATCTCATTTATCTTCTAGAACTTAAAAAACAGTAAATGATAAAGTCTTAAAATACACAAGCCCAGCAAAGAATGATGGCTTAGAAATGATTAATACAGGAAACTCTTCCAAAGGATTACTGAAACGAACACTCCTTTCTTTCCCCCACGGGTGAACTTTTGCCTTCTTTTTGAAGTCGACTATTGGAAAAGCAAAAGGTGCTGAGACAGACAGAATGAGAAATAGTTAATCCTCTGACAGGTAGGCTCTGATAACAGTTGTGAAatttaacacatttttcttttcatttatgtttGGCAAAAGGACCAGTAATATTTGAAATTTGACCTCAGATTTATATAATTGTGGGTCATCACTGTGTCTTTACACCTGGAacacgtatttttttttttttccctttgcctatcaaaagagacagaggaaccaggaaaGGATGAGGGAAAGCCACCTTACATTAAGTAAGAATGAAAAGACTTCCCTTTTGACAGTCTAAATTTTAGGACTTTAATCTGGAGGGATGCAGAAGGATATGATCAAACTGCAGAACTCTAACTGTATAGATCTTCTAAGTTGGGGACCCTTTGAAGCTTGAAAGCTTTTCATATAGGAAAAAAGAACTGTGAATTCTAAAATCATAATAGAGGTCAAAGGTGCTTGTTGGGTCTACCTCCTGTTAGTCTCCTTTTCTGTTACTGTGAGACTTGGTATATCTGATTCATGGTGGTGTTTCTGATATTTGTATAACTGTAATTTTTGTCTTAATgtttctttgatttattcatgATGTTCTCTCCGGTCTTAATTTGTATCCCTGATGCTCTCTATTGCTTGGCCCAGTTGAAAGGAAACAACTTAAAGTTGCTCCATCTGCATGGTGCCTTTTACCTTTAGAAAACCAGAGTAAAGCAATCCTGACTTAGCCGTGGGAGTGAACAGTGCTGACCGTCAGTCTTCTGCTGTAGTTCCACTCTTGAGCTCACATTGGTTGTCTCACTTTGGTTTAAAAATCTCAGTTAGGAAAGCAGTCTAGCTTACCAATTAAGAATAGGGCCACTGGTGTCAATCTCATCTTCAAATTTTTGTTTGCCACTGAGGAACCCTGTGATACTGGACAGATCACCTAACTTTAGTGCTTTCGTTTGCTTATAGAATTGTTAAGAGTAGATGATGATAACATGAAAAGCACAAGTCAGGCACCTCATAAGCACTCAAGTTTTCATCgtctttttttctcagttgttGAAAACTCATAGAggcattttttagaattttagtagtttgtgggaattttttttttttaatttcattttaggcACGTTTAAGGCCTGTGTTCCTAATTCTGCCATTCTCTTTTTGCCATTTGAAGGAAGAGCCTAGACTGGATGTGTTGATCAATAACGCTGGGGTCTTCCAGTGCCCTTATATGAAGACTGAAGATGGATTTGAGATGCAGTTTGGGGTGAACCATCTGGGACACTTCCTACTCACCAACCTTCTCCTTGGACTCCTCAAAAGTTCAGCTCCCAGCAGAATTGTGGTCGTTTCCTCTAAACTTTACAAATATGGAGACATCAACTTTGAAGACTTGAACAGTGAACAGAGCTATAATAAAAGCTTCTGTTACAGTCGGAGCAAACTGGCTAACATTCTTTTTACCAGAGAACTAGCCCGCCGCTTAGAAGGCACCAGCGTCACTGTGAATGTGTTACACCCTGGCATAGTGCGGACTAACCTCGGGAGGCACATACACATCCCACTGTTCGTAAGACCACTTTTCAATTTAGTGTCATGGGCTTTCTTCAAAACTCCAGAAGAGGGAGCCCAGACTGCAGTTTATTTGGCCTCTTCACCTGAGGTCGAAGGTGTTTCAGGGAGGTACTTTGGGGACTGTAAAGAAGAAGAACTGTTGCCCAAAGCTATGGATGAGTCTGTGGCGAGAAAACTTTGGGATATCAGTGAAGTAATGGTTGGCATATTAAAATAGGGATAAGGAATGGACGAGAGCTGTTTGGAAAACCGGATATCAGCCCTGTCTTTAGTCAGGAATGGTGTGTCTTGGATCCTTGCTGCTTGAAAATACAATTTTGGTTTTACAATAGTACTGCTAAGAGGTTCATAGAGGTATTTTTAAGTTACTAAGAAGTTATTATTTGGAGAGCATAAAATTTCccaaaagatgttttaaatatatataataagcatATAAATAATTATGAGTGATATGT
This window of the Bubalus bubalis isolate 160015118507 breed Murrah chromosome 12, NDDB_SH_1, whole genome shotgun sequence genome carries:
- the RDH14 gene encoding retinol dehydrogenase 14, coding for MAVATAAALLAALGGILWLAARRFVGSNVQRLHQGGDSGLMRGKTVLITGANSGLGRATAAELLRLGARVIMGCRDRERAEEAAGQLRREVCPAAGPDSGPNSGGAGELVVKELDLASLSSVRSFCQEMLQEEPRLDVLINNAGVFQCPYMKTEDGFEMQFGVNHLGHFLLTNLLLGLLKSSAPSRIVVVSSKLYKYGDINFEDLNSEQSYNKSFCYSRSKLANILFTRELARRLEGTSVTVNVLHPGIVRTNLGRHIHIPLFVRPLFNLVSWAFFKTPEEGAQTAVYLASSPEVEGVSGRYFGDCKEEELLPKAMDESVARKLWDISEVMVGILK